In one Vanessa tameamea isolate UH-Manoa-2023 chromosome 10, ilVanTame1 primary haplotype, whole genome shotgun sequence genomic region, the following are encoded:
- the LOC113403331 gene encoding uncharacterized protein LOC113403331 — MGNTQAGEKHTKTGKSPGKGKHFIRNLNRKSSNKENKKHGRKKSVDKREAADKDFDKTSESDNNETIEAFDNDMVECVFKTSARDERGVERLSVQSEVTVTRCESQRAERSPTRDQLPAAVVSPADPSSSDSVFTDPLTPLAVELNQCYYSAESDSAHDELPHTLTPSYFDAPAHIGPASTETRPSVTEMLHDDTASLLSTNEMMEKEIKSDVSDISDRNDNSKVMGAILSKSTEQPLEKENECNHDFLENRLKASPGQTSFTISRHRKVELPPVAADSSLNILDNEDCRHSSVSDVPMSDSNVLRKVASLTLDKHTETKVVRPKFVPEKLDFQIYEKFEGQMLLNWFLSSVSEDSHLKNLISSQDLKILGIQYCTHLLAAGVLRQISDKDAPTENIFKPNLMYYWSHMELPASQPVTPGRLDMSSWPPENQQKGLNQFTDICLVENQYNNQNNEDISDIVEAKLVISELKKKLHQLEYELENYKLNKEFGVINKNLQNSFMSIPENLSCRDKTEFINREVQTNATNENNRHTNKPVINTSKDNNLLRASVNMDSNIGLSRIGNKSDLIYNEDKGAKLDSRSEKIENYCKLNKCREPTDLHRNDEIGCIETDNIINGENAKEISTKDLNYLMESLEGPKVNVASESLSEVSFLSSVSEFINNKTDISSNLVEQDNEINNLSIVKIDNKCSDTSHQIPKYTFTEHTMLPEKDKESPSDIISTQACFVNNVCPSDINLCQPVPPPPPPLPGMSPSPPPMPGTINISDDILETHSIVKTSLNGMESTTLESKTLSPLENRSLYESSTLDPSLEYLREKKSTVETIETAEHSLPNMVEQDNSKNKTTPLSSLGKTQPISDKVSLATSPTKSKPVSSTVPSPLPLSSIGLPPPPLPSMAPPPPPLPGMGPPPPPLSGMAPPPPPLPGMGPPPPPLSGMAPPPPPLPGMAPPPPPLPGMGPPPPPLPGMGPPPPPLPGMGPPPPPLPGMGPPPPPLPGMGPPPPPLSGLLPSGPTTPGIPSTPSNTTAGPLPFPAPPAGGWNMQRATLRKTPIKPAAPMKPLYWTRILAAPVLPMCQGEVSESTGMKPLWLEIEEAKLDNIDEFTDLFSRQVVKAPVKKKVEVKTKKIQPIKILDSKRSQNVGILAQSLHVEFSEIENAIYNFDTSVVSLEALQQIYELRASEEELFLIKEHMKNKPDIPLDKPEAFLYELSGIHNFAERISCFTFQAEFDDAVNTIMHKLDNLKHTCEFLMTSESLKQLFAIILAVGNYMNGGNCQRGQADGFGLEILSKLKDVKSKQSNVTLLHFIVRTYMRACGGALASTCALPVPEPGDVRRAAALDFADVADNLAALRKNLDECRDKMEKVIEAYALQKDDDENGYGENAKRLEVFKDKMTTFLNTAEEKLKTENENMCECRNKFIATVKFYQYSPRCGKLDDCEPKEFFSLWTTFCSDFKDIYKKEEQIAIKEKLKETKKLQCERRANTQPKKEGGLKSRLQKLSSARK, encoded by the exons atggGTAATACACAGGCAGGTGAAAAACATACGAAAACCGGAAAGTCACCGGGGAAGGGGAAACATTTCATAAGAAATTTAAACAGGAAAAGCTCAAATAAGGAGAACAAGAAACATGGTCGTAAAAAAAGTGTCGATAAACGAGAGGCGGCTGATAAAGATTTTGATAAAACATCTGAATCTGATAACAATGAGACTATTGAGGCATTCGATAACGATATGGTCGAGTGCGTGTTCAAAACATCGGCAAGGGACGAGAGGGGCGTGGAAAGATTGAGTGTGCAGTCAGAGGTAACGGTGACCAGGTGCGAGTCGCAGCGGGCGGAGCGGTCACCGACCCGCGACCAGTTGCCCGCCGCCGTTGTCTCGCCCGCGGATCCATCCTCCTCCGACTCAGTATTTACGGATCCCTTAACGCCGCTCGCCGTCGAGCTCAACCAGTGTTACTACTCCGCAGAAAGTGACAGTGCACACGACGAACTTCCGCACACACTCACGCCATCTTACTTTGATGCGCCCGCGCATATCGGTCCTGCATCGACTGAAACTCGTCCCTCCGTAACGGAAATGTTACACGATGACACCGCTTCACTACTATCAACAAATGAGATGAtggaaaaagaaataaaaagtgaCGTCTCTGACATTAGTGACAGAAACGATAATTCAAAGGTTATGGGAGCTATATTATCAAAGTCAACGGAGCAACCCTTAGAAAAGGAGAATGAATGCAACCATGATTTTCTCGAAAACCGGTTAAAAGCTAGTCCGGGGCAAACATCGTTTACGATATCCAGGCATCGAAAAGTAGAACTTCCTCCTGTTGCCGCCGATTCTTCACTTAACATTTTAGACAACg aaGACTGTCGCCATTCGAGTGTGAGCGACGTGCCGATGTCAGACTCAAATGTGCTACGAAAAGTCGCTTCACTCACCCTCGACAAACACACAGAGACAAAAGTTGTACGCCCCAAGTTTGTACCCGAAAAGttagattttcaaatttatgaaaaatttgaaG GTCAGATGCTTCTCAACTGGTTTCTTTCTTCTGTATCGGAAGATAGTCatttaaaaaacctaataaGTTCTCAAGATCTGAAAATACTTGGTATCCAATACTGCACCCATCTTCTAGCTGCGGGTGTGCTCAGGCAAATATCTGATAAAGATGCACCCACTGAGAACATTTTTAAG CCTAACTTAATGTATTACTGGTCACATATGGAGTTGCCAGCATCACAACCAGTCACTCCAGGAAGACTAGACATGTCTTCCTGGCCTCCCGAAAATCAACAAAAAGGTCTAAATCAATTTACCGATATTTGTCTTGtagaaaatcaatataataaccAAAATAATGAGGACATTAGTGACATAGTTGAAGCAAAACTTGTGATTtctgaacttaaaaaaaaactacatcaaCTAGAATATGAACTAGAAAATTACAAGCTAAATAAAGAGTTTGGagtcataaacaaaaatttacaaaattcttTCATGTCAATACCAGAAAACTTATCATGTAGGGACAAAACAGAATTCATCAATAGAGAGGTACAAACCAACGCtactaatgaaaataatagGCATACTAATAAACCTGTGATAAATACCTCTAAAGATAATAATCTTTTAAGGGCAAGTGTAAATATGGATTCTAACATAGGTTTAAGTAGAATAGGTAACAaaagtgatttaatttataatgaagatAAAGGAGCAAAACTTGACTCAAGATCTGAAAAAATAGAGAATTATTGCAAACTGAATAAATGTCGGGAACCTACTGATTTACATAGGAATGATGAAATTGGTTGTATAGAAActgacaatataataaatggtGAAAATGCAAAAGAAATATCTACTAAGGATTTAAACTACCTCATGGAATCTTTAGAGGGACCCAAAGTTAATGTTGCAAGTGAAAGTTTATCTGAGGTTTCCTTTTTAAGTTCAGTTTCTGAATTTATCAACAACAAAACTGACATATCTTCAAATTTAGTTGAACAAGACAACGAAATCAATAACTTGAGTATTGTTAAAATTGACAATAAGTGTAGTGATACATCTCATCAGATACCAAAGTATACATTTACAGAACATACAATGTTACCTGAAAAAGATAAAGAATCACCATCAGATATAATTTCAACTCAAgcatgttttgttaataatgtgTGTCCATCAGACATTAATTTATGTCAACCTGTACCTCCTCCACCCCCACCGCTTCCTGGAATGTCACCGTCTCCACCCCCTATGCCTGgaacaattaatatttcagaTGATATTTTAGAGACACATAGTATTGTAAAAACTTCTTTGAATGGAATGGAATCTACAACTTTAGAATCTAAAACATTGTCTCCTCTGGAGAATAGAAGTTTATATGAAAGTTCTACTTTAGACCCAAGCTTAGaatatttaagagaaaaaaaatcaacagtCGAAACAATAGAAACTGCTGAACATTCATTACCTAACATGGTAGAACaagataattcaaaaaataaaacaacacctCTTTCATCACTTGGAAAGACACAGCCAATATCTGACAAGGTTTCATTGGCAACATCACCAACAAAGTCAAAACCTGTATCTAGTACGGTTCCATCACCATTGCCTTTAAGCAGCATAGGTCTTCCACCGCCCCCTCTACCTAGTATGGCTCCACCACCACCGCCTCTACCGGGTATGGGTCCCCCACCGCCGCCTCTATCTGGTATGGCTCCGCCACCACCACCTCTACCGGGTATGGGTCCCCCACCGCCGCCTCTATCTGGTATGGCTCCGCCACCACCGCCTTTACCGGGCATGGCTCCACCCCCACCGCCTTTACCGGGCATGGGTCCGCCACCACCGCCTTTACCTGGCATGGGTCCCCCACCACCGCCTCTACCCGGTATGGGTCCGCCACCACCTCCACTTCCTGGAATGGGTCCGCCACCGCCGCCACTGCCTGGAATGGGTCCGCCTCCTCCTCCTTTATCTGGTTTATTACCATCTGGACCAACTACACCTGGCATTCCTTCCACACCATCAAATACAACAGCAGGACCACTTCCATTTCCAGCTCCTCCAGCTGGAGGATGGAATATGCAAAGAGCAA caCTAAGAAAAACGCCTATAAAGCCTGCAGCACCTATGAAACCTTTATATTGGACACGAATTTTGGCAGCTCCTGTACTGCCAATGTGTCAAGGTGAGGTGTCAGAATCAACAGGAATGAAACCATTATGGCTAGAAATCGAAGAAGCAAAATTAGACAATATTGATGAATTCACAGATCTGTTCTCTCGACAAGTGGTCAAAGCACCTGTGAAGAAAAAAGTTGAAgtgaaaacaaagaaaatacagCCAATAAAAATTTTAGATAGCAAAAGATCTCAAAATGTCGGTATACTAGCTCAGAGTTTACACGTTGAATTCTCGGAAATAGAAAATGCTATATACAACTTTGATACATCAGTAGTCAGCTTAGAAGCGTTACAACAGATATATGAATTG CGAGCATCTGAAGAAGAATTGTTCTTAATTAAGGaacatatgaaaaataaaccgGATATACCATTGGATAAACCTGAAGcatttttgtatgaattatcTGGAATTCACAATTTCGCTGAAAGGATCTCGTGTTTTACATTCCAGGCAGAATTCGATGACGCCGTTAATACAATAATGCacaaattagataatttaaaacacaCATGTGAG tTTCTCATGACTAGTGAATCTCTGAAGCAGTTGTTTGCTATAATTTTGGCAGTCGGTAATTATATGAATGGTGGAAATTGTCAAAGAGGCCAAGCTGATGGATTTGGTCTGGAGATACTTTCGAAACTAAAAGACGTGAAG TCGAAGCAGTCGAACGTGACACTGCTGCACTTCATCGTGCGCACGTACATGCGAGCGTGCGGCGGCGCGCTGGCCAGCACGTGCGCACTGCCCGTGCCCGAGCCCGGGGACgtgcgccgcgccgccgcgctcgACTTCGCCGACGTCGCCGACAACCTCGCCGCGCTGCGCAAGAATCTCGATG aaTGCAGAGACAAAATGGAAAAAGTGATAGAGGCGTATGCATTGCAAAAAGATGACGACGAGAATGGATATGGAGAAAATGCAAAAAGACTTGAGGTTTTTAAAGACAAAATGACTACATTCCTTAATACAGCCGAAGAAAAACTGAAGACTGAAAATGAGAATATGTGCGAATGTCGGAATAAGTTTATAGCAactgtaaaattttatcaatattctcCTAGATGTGGCAAACTAGACGACTGCGAGCCAAAAGAGTTCTTTTCGCTGTGGACTACTTTTTGTAgtgattttaaagatatatataaaaaagaggaACAAATAGCTATAAAAGAAAA gctaaaagaaacaaaaaaacttcAGTGTGAAAGGCGAGCAAACACTCAACCAAAAAAAGAAGGTGGACTAAAATCTCGTCTCCAGAAATTATCTAGTGCtcgaaaataa
- the LOC113404521 gene encoding nucleolus and neural progenitor protein-like, giving the protein MFEPWNNRSVLQPPINTAACKNFEFKILKNICNTIIHVLSKQSPLHKESSIFSRFLYKFDKKFRNDIGYRYFKKVNVALRSYLRLPLIKDVHSFMDALPITNETTLAPTKQMLEYVLIRLMTFCKLMYRVTLCSKQAAVFYLNRIKRGESHWMCLMPFALLSRVWSMAFVLLQHSCNWYNQLYPTLNKLEYKGLKFLPDQYSLPSNLEDWIDMKYLNNAGRFQWSQKFITNFDSIVDEDDEEGLYENILKFVDNINKKTKDVEPDTQLLLPKQDVYTKIVPKQNNNDQGEAISRESFKSFMANLPPALTNPSVNIVRQDHCIKNVCDQDSLNEFIENEETYRNTSHEDKSLTNHLTFMQWQALKNSLLKLNCSFMNKNKVEMKVQIIWKEKCLEYM; this is encoded by the exons ATGTTCGAACCATGGAATAATAGATCCGTATTACAACCTCCAATAAACACAGCAGCATGTAAAAACTTtg agtttaaaatacttaaaaatatttgcaacacCATCATTCATGTACTATCAAAGCAATCTCCACTACATAAAGAAAGTTCTATATTTTCAagatttctatataaatttgaCAAGAAATTTAGAAATGACATTGGATATAGATATTTCAAAAAAGTTAATGTGGCTTTACGCTCATATTTGAGATTACCTTTAATTAAAGATGTTCATAGTTTTATGGATGCTTTGCCTATCACGAATGAAACAACATTAGCCCCTACTAAACAAATGTTGGAATATGTTTTGATACGACTAATGACATTTTGCAAGCTTATGTACCGAGTTACACTTTGTTCCAAACAAGCAGCTGTGTTCTATTTAAACAGAATAAAGAGAGGCGAAAGTCATTGGATGTGTCTCATGCCTTTTGCTTTATTGAGTAGAGTTTGGTCCATGGCATTTGTATTGTTACAACACTCTTGCAACTGGTACAATCAATTGTATCCTACTTTAAACAAATTGGAGTATAAAGGTCTAAAATTTTTACCAGACCAATATTCATTGCCATCTAACTTAGAAGATTGGattgatatgaaatatttgaacAATGCGGGAAGATTCCAATGGTctcaaaaatttattacaaattttgatTCAATTGTGGATGAAGATgatgaggaaggtttatatgaaaatattttaaaatttgttgacaatattaataaaaagactAAGGATGTAGAACCAGATACACAATTGCTGCTTCCTAAACAAGATGTATACACTAAGATTGtgccaaaacaaaacaataatgatCAAGGTGAAGCAATATCCAGAGAGAGTTTTAAAAGTTTCATGGCGAATTTACCACCAGCTTTAACCAATCCATCTGTTAATATAGTAAGACAAGATCACTGTATAAAAAATGTCTGTGATCAAGAttctttaaatgaatttattgaaaatgagGAAACATATAGAAACACATCACATGAAGACAAATCTCTAACCAACCATCTGACTTTCATGCAGTGGCAAGCATTAAAAAACAGTttgctaaaattaaattgttcctTTATGAACAAGAATAAAGTGGAAATGAAGGTTCAAATAATATGGAAAGAAAAATGTTTGGaatacatgtaa
- the LOC113404547 gene encoding glycoprotein hormone beta-5 produces the protein MWRIRNNYNFILITMVFSLWVISCKSASPNSRCKLRRYTHNAVQTDFNGLRCWDEVDIMSCWGYCLSYETADWQFPYKVSFHPVCVHGERKHASVKLRNCDPDVEPGTELYHYVEAAYCKCQACSSEDTSCEWLPPDYSLLNENSIADQMEDKK, from the exons ATGTGGcgtattagaaataattacaattttattttaataacaatggtGTTTTCTCTTTGGGTTATAAGCTGTAAAAGTGCTTCACCGAATTCTCGATGTAAGCTGAGACGATACACGCATAACGCTGTACAAACAGATTTTAATGGATTACGTTGCTGGGATGAAGTCGACATCATGTCATGTTGGGGATACTGCTTATCTTACgag acggCAGATTGGCAATTCCCTTACAAAGTATCCTTTCATCCAGTTTGCGTGCACGGAGAGAGGAAGCACGCTTCAGTCAAGTTACGGAATTGCGACCCTGACGTGGAACCCGGTACAGAACTGTATCATTACGTAGAAGCAGCCTACTGCAAGTGCCAG gcgTGTTCTTCTGAAGACACAAGCTGCGAATGGCTGCCGCCAGATTATTCTCTTCTCAACGAAAACTCAATCGCAGATCAAATGGaggataagaaataa
- the LOC113392569 gene encoding leucine-rich repeat-containing protein 40-like produces MSRRHTTPTKSRVKFCNKSVFHLQDKKADESELSIGLIKSAKRTGQLSLCNRGLGTVPDNVWKINELVLDDTKEVDFTRSDLNNWWNAEPLKMLDLSSNVIKKLSPDIKLLQELVTLKLHDNALTELPAEFGELSNLSNLSLDHNKLEVLPIEFYKLCELRWLSISHNMLQKIEPDFGDLVMLTFLDLSHNKLTVLPPGMGYLVRLMELNLCHNQLLELPPDIVNLRDLKKLNVNNNNLKKLPPLGELRKMEIFDANHNDLEELPDFYGCTALKEIYLANNFIKEITEEFCDQMQHLNVLNVRDNKLEVLPENISLLKKLKRFDLSNNNLNKLPRNLGLLSQLQSISMEGNKLSCVRQDIIKGGTDRMMKYLRDRMTDEVVKETRVNEANWPDKYTMKKSQALMLPSKDLTAIPEDVFIAAADAEIHIVDISRNRFTTVPFGVHHVRETLTQLILSSNSIESVPTEISACKHLQYLDLGKNCLIDLPIEIGLLKNLRELVISNNKFTKIPRCVYNLDNLEILLAADNRIEEINVSSDALARLPRLAALDLRNNDIRAVPPELGTFTHLRSLELMGNCFRQPRHAILAKGTASILSYLRDRIPT; encoded by the exons atgtctcGTCGACATACAACACCGACTAAATCGAGAGTAAAATTTTGCAATAAATCTGTTTTTCACCTTCAAGATAAAAAGGCAGATGAAAGTGAGCTGTCTATTGGTTTGATTAAATCGGCTAAACGTACAGGACAGTTGAGTTTATGTAATAGAGGACTTGGAACAG TACCAGATAATGTCTGGAAAATTAATGAATTGGTTTTGGATGACACCAAAGAGGTAGACTTCACACGAAGCGATCTAAACAATTGGTGGAATGCAGAGCCCCTAAAGATGCTTGATCTCAGctctaatgttattaaaaaactatctCCAGACATAAAATTGTTGCAGGAACTTGTTACATTGAAG ctTCATGACAATGCATTGACTGAGCTTCCGGCTGAATTTGGTGAACTTAGCAACTTATCAAACTTGAGTTTAGATCATAATAAACTGGAAGTGTTGCCAATAGAGTTCTATAAACTATGTGAGCTGAGATGGCTAAGCATTTCCCATAATATGCTCCAGAAAATTGAGCCAGACTTTGGAGATTTAGTAATGTTAACATTTTTG GACTTATCACATAACAAATTGACAGTATTACCGCCTGGAATGGGATATTTAGTGCGCTTGATGGAACTCAACTTATGTCATAACCAACTGTTAGAGCTACCTCCTGATATAGTTAATCTCAGAG atttgaaAAAGCTgaatgttaacaataataatttgaagaaattaCCTCCATTGGGTGAATTGAGGAAAATGGAAATATTCGATGCTAACCATAATGACCTTGAAGAGCTTCCAGATTTTTATGGATGTACagctttaaaagaaatatatttagctaataattttataaag gaAATTACTGAAGAATTCTGTGATCAAATGCAACATTTAAATGTGTTAAATGTAAGAGACAATAAATTGGAAGTATTACCTGAAAATATATCACTTCTGAAAAAGCTTAAAAGATTTGATCtttcaaataataacttaaacaa GTTACCGAGAAACCTAGGTCTGCTCTCCCAGCTTCAGAGCATAAGTATGGAGGGTAACAAGCTGTCATGCGTGCGACAGGATATCATCAAAGGGGGCACTGATAGGATGATGAAATATCTACGGGACCGAATGACAGACGAAGTTGTAAAGGAAACCAGGGTCAATGAAGCTAACTGGCCCGACAA ATACACTATGAAAAAAAGTCAAGCTTTAATGTTGCCTTCAAAAGATCTGACAGCAATACCAGAAGACGTTTTTATCGCAGCAGCCGATGCTGAAATTCACATAGTTGATATATCTAGGAACAGATTCACAACCGTGCCCTTTGG GGTTCACCATGTACGAGAAACACTGACTCAGTTAATATTATCGTCAAACAGCATCGAGAGCGTTCCAACCGAAATAAGCGCTTGTAAACATTTGCAATACCTGGATTTGGGTAAAAACTGCCTAATCGACTTACCCATCGAAATAGGGCTCTTGAAGAATTTAAGGGAACTAGTCATATCTAACAATAA GTTCACGAAGATCCCGAGATGCGTGTACAACCTGGACAACCTGGAGATCCTCCTGGCGGCCGACAACCGCATCGAGGAGATCAACGTGTCGTCGGACGCGCTGGCGCGCCTGCCGCGCCTCGCCGCGCTCGACCTGCGCAACAACGACATCCGCGCCGTGCCGCCCGAGCTCGGCACCTTCACACACCTGCG atcGCTGGAGCTGATGGGCAATTGTTTCCGTCAGCCTCGACACGCAATACTCGCTAAAGGTACAGCCTCCATTCTCTCGTATCTCAGGGACCGAATACCTACTTAG